Part of the Paracoccus sp. S3-43 genome, CCGGTTCCCTGGCCGAGACCCTGCTGGAAGCCCTGGGGGTGCGCGGGCGGTTCGCGTCGATGATCGCCGCCGACACGCTGCCGGTCAGAAAGCCCGATCCGCGCCCCTATCGGGCGGCGGTCGAGCGGGCCGGGGGCAGCCTGGCGGCGTCCTTCCTGGTGGGCGACACCGAGACCGACCGCAAGACCGCCGCGGCGGCGGGCGTCAAGGTGGCCCTGGTGTCCTTCGGACCCGAGGGCGAGGCGATCTCGCGCCTGGCCCCGGATGCGCTGATCGGCCATTTCGACGAACTGCCTGATCTGGCGCGCCGGTGGCTGGACTGACCCGCCGCCGCCGGGCCGATGCGGCGAATTAATGACTTTTTAGACATATTCACGACGGCGTCCCGGCACGTTATTAACGGGTCGTTAACAAGTGTTTATGTTTGTCGGCGCCGCAGTCGGCCCGCGTCAAGCGGGCCGCAACCCTGCTTGCCGACCTGTTGTTCAGGGTATCACGATGCAGCCGCGTTGCACGGTCGATGACCAGTGCCTGTATTTCTTCCCCAGTATGGGATTTCGCCCCGCCGTCCATGTCGTCCAGCGTGACCAGTATGGGGACCGCATGGCCCTGGTCGTGGGCGACGACAGCCCGATGCAGGGCAAGGTGCCGCCGGGCTATGCCAATTACAATCTGCTGGTCGATCCCTATGCGACCCTGGGCGATGCTGTCGGCCCGGCGGTGGCGGCGCTGAGCCAGGGGGCGTCGGGCGGCGCACCCGCCATGGCCCGGACGGCGTCCTTCTGGGGCGGCGGGGGATTCTCGGGCGGGGGATTCTCGGGCGGGGGATTCTCGGCCGGGGGGTGGTCCGGCGGCGGCGGCAGCTCTGGCGGATCGACGGGCGGCGGAAATACATCGGGGCCGGAAACCGGCTATACGCCAAAGCCCGTCGAGCCGACGAAGCCCACCGACCCGGTGATCGAAGTTCCGGTGGACCCCGAAATTCCGCCGCTGACGCCCGTTCCGCTGCCCGATGCGGCACCGCTGCTGATCGCGTCGCTGCTGGCCTTTGCCCTGCTGCGCCGCCTTCGGGGATAGGGCCGCCCCCGGCAAAGGACGGCCGCGCCGATCACTCGGCCTTGTCGGCGGGCTTGGCGTTCAACTGGCCATAGTTCTGGGCGCCGATGGTGTCGAACAGCTGCAACTGGGTTTCGAGGAAGTCGATATGGCCTTCCTCGTCCTCAATCAGGTCGTCGAACAGCGACTTGGACACCTGATCGTTGATGCTGGCGCAGTATTCGCGCGCTTCCAGATACAGGGTCCGGGCATCGTGTTCCGCGGCCAGGTCGGATTCCAGCGTTTCCCGCAGCGTCTGGCCGATCCGCAGGGGATCCAGCTTTTGCAGGTTCGGATGGCCTTCCAGGAAGATGATTCGCTTGATCAGCCGGTCGGCGTGATGCATCTCTTCGATCGACTCGGCGCGCGACTTGTCGGCGATGTGGCCGAAACCCCAGTCTTCCTGCAACCGGTAATGCAGCCAGTACTGGCTGACGGCAGTCAGTTCAGACCGCAGCGCCGCGTTGAGATACTCGATAACCTTTGCGTCGCCCTTCATGGTGGGTGTCCTTTGCGCTCTCTGATTTTGCCCGCAAAATCGGCGGGGCTACGCCCAGATTATCGCAGTGACGCATGGTGTCCAGAAAGAGCGGCATACATCCGCCGCAATCGGCGCGTTTACCGAGTGCGTGATATATTTTTCCCGGTGTGATGATCGTCTGGGGATCCGCGTTCCGCATCCAGTCGATCGCTGCCTTGATCTCACGGTCCGAGATTTGCGTGCAATGGCAGACAATCATCACGTTGCTCCTGTTCAAGGGAAACATAGCGATTCTGTCGGGAATGTAAAGCTGACGTTTTGCTTGGACAGCTTGGGCTTGACCGGCAGGCGGGGCGGACGCAGAAGCGCGCGCATGAAGCTGTCCGATTTCGATTTCGACCTGCCCGCCGATCTGATCGCCACGCGCCCGGCCCGGCCGCGCAGCTCTGCCCGGCTGCTGCTGGCCGAAGGCGGGGTCATTGCCGACCGGCGGGTCGGCGACCTGCCCGGCATCCTGCGGGCGGGCGATGTGCTGGTCCTGAACGACACCAGGGTGATCCCGGCGCGGCTGACCGGCACCCGCACCCGCGCCACCCCCCAGGGCGAGGCCACGGCC contains:
- the bfr gene encoding bacterioferritin is translated as MKGDAKVIEYLNAALRSELTAVSQYWLHYRLQEDWGFGHIADKSRAESIEEMHHADRLIKRIIFLEGHPNLQKLDPLRIGQTLRETLESDLAAEHDARTLYLEAREYCASINDQVSKSLFDDLIEDEEGHIDFLETQLQLFDTIGAQNYGQLNAKPADKAE
- a CDS encoding (2Fe-2S)-binding protein, with translation MIVCHCTQISDREIKAAIDWMRNADPQTIITPGKIYHALGKRADCGGCMPLFLDTMRHCDNLGVAPPILRAKSESAKDTHHEGRRKGYRVSQRGAAV